A DNA window from Paralichthys olivaceus isolate ysfri-2021 chromosome 3, ASM2471397v2, whole genome shotgun sequence contains the following coding sequences:
- the ephx4 gene encoding epoxide hydrolase 4 encodes MARVLHNLLLFLIGLAQRTRVVGYWSLIYAYCALCTVVALLKLCWNIVLRPSTTFRWTIRESPPACLNDTSLGTHCYVRIKESGLRFHYVAAGERGKPLMLFLHGFPEFWFSWRYQLREFKSEFRVVAIDMRGYGESDLPLSTESYSFEYLVTDVKDIVEYLGYNRCCLVGHDWGGTIAWLFAIHYPEMVTKLIVLNCPHPSVFTDYALRHPSQLLKSSHFFFFQLPRFPELMLSINDFKALKALFTSRSTGIGRKGRWLTAEDLEAYMYALSQPGALTGALNYYRNVFSSLPLSQNHVRSPVLLLWGERDTFLEQEMAEACRLYIRNHFRLNIISGASHWLQQDQPDIVNTLIWTFLKEGEGRKSYRN; translated from the exons ATGGCGAGAGTGCTCCACAACTTGCTGTTATTTCTGATCGGACTCGCGCAGAGAACCAGAGTTGTGGGGTACTGGTCGCTGATCTACGCTTATTGTGCTCTGTGCACCGTCGTGGCGCTGCTGAAACTTTGCTGGAACATCGTCTTGAGGCCGTCGACAACCTTCCGATGGACGATCCGGGAAAGTCCGCCCGCTTGTCTGAATGACACGTCCTTGGGCACCCACTGTTATGTTAGGATCAAG GAGTCCGGCCTTAGGTTTCACTATGTtgctgctggagagagaggaaagccACTCATGCTCTTCTTACACGGCTTCCCTGAGTTCTG GTTCTCCTGGCGATACCAGCTACGTGAGTTCAAAAGTGAATTCCGTGTGGTGGCCATCGACATGCGGGGCTACGGGGAGTCTGACTTGCCCCTCTCCACCGAAAGTTACAGCTTCGAGTACCTGGTCACTGACGTCAAGGATATTGTGGAGTATTTAG GGTACAACAGATGCTGCCTAGTGGGCCATGACTGGGGCGGGACCATAGCGTGGCTGTTTGCCATTCACTACCCAGAGATGGTGACGAAACTCATCGTCCTGAACTGTCCTCATCCTTCTGTGTTCACAG aTTACGCTCTGCGCCACCCGAGCCAGTTGCTGAAATCCagtcatttcttcttcttccagctGCCCCGCTTCCCGGAGCTCATGCTCTCCATCAATGATTTCAAG gcTCTGAAGGCCTTGTTCACCAGCCGCAGCACAGGGATCGGGAGGAAAGGCCGGTGGCTCACTGCGGAGGACCTGGAGGCCTACATGTATGCACTCTCACAGCCGGGGGCTCTTACTGGAGCCCTCAACTATTACAGGAATGTCTTCAG ctcCCTCCCTCTGAGCCAGAACCATGTCAGGtctcctgtgctgctgctgtggggcGAGCGGGACACCTTTTTGGAGCAGGAAATGGCCGAGGCGTGCCGCCTCTACATCAGGAACCATTTCCGTCTTAACATCATCTCCGGGGCCAGTCACTGGCTGCAGCAGGACCAGCCCGACATCGTCAACACCCTCATATGGACCTTTCTCAAGGAGGGAGAGGGACGTAAGAGCTACAGGAACTAA